One window of the Methylovirgula sp. HY1 genome contains the following:
- a CDS encoding glutathione peroxidase produces MSVIYDFSAKKLGGEEISLDTFRGTVLLIVNVASKCGFTPQYEGLEALYRKYSAKGFAILGFPCNQFGAQEPGDASEIAQFCSRTYDVTFPMFEKIDVNGAAAHPLYQFLKAEQTGVLGTEPIKWNFTKFLVDRQGQVTGRFAPTTKPSDMEADIERLL; encoded by the coding sequence ATGAGCGTAATCTATGATTTTTCCGCCAAGAAATTGGGCGGCGAGGAAATATCCCTCGATACATTTCGAGGCACGGTTCTGCTCATCGTCAATGTGGCGAGCAAATGCGGCTTCACACCGCAATATGAGGGCCTCGAGGCGCTGTATCGGAAATATTCGGCGAAGGGGTTCGCCATCCTCGGCTTTCCCTGCAATCAGTTCGGCGCCCAGGAGCCGGGCGACGCCAGCGAAATCGCCCAATTTTGTTCGCGAACCTATGACGTCACCTTTCCAATGTTCGAAAAGATCGACGTCAATGGCGCGGCGGCGCATCCGCTCTATCAATTCCTCAAGGCGGAACAGACCGGCGTGCTCGGAACCGAGCCGATCAAGTGGAATTTCACCAAATTCCTCGTCGATCGGCAGGGTCAGGTGACGGGCCGCTTCGCGCCGACGACCAAACCTTCGGACATGGAAGCGGACATAGAGCGGCTGCTTTAA
- the hisD gene encoding histidinol dehydrogenase yields the protein MPLRLDGQAPDFAASFAALLAMKRETADDVDQAVQKIIADVIARGDAALIDYSLKFDKVDLARLGFAVSAEEIAAAKAAVAPEALAALHLAHQRISLFHEKQRPQDLSFTDPLGVELGWRWSPIDAAGLYVPGGTASYPSSVLMNAAPAKVAGVARLVMVVPAPGGHIDPLVLVAAELAGVDEIYRVGGAQAVAALAYGTETIAPVAKIVGPGNAYVAAAKRRVFGTVGIDMIAGPSEVLVIADESANPDWIAADLLAQAEHDRAAQSILITDSAALATAVEASLQRQLASLPRKDIATASWNDYGAIILVAELAEAVPLADRLAPEHLEIIARDADALAARVRNAGAIFIGGYTPEAIGDYVGGSNHVLPTARSARFSSGLSVLDFMKRTSILKCGPESLAALGPAAVALGKAEGLDAHARSVALRLGLMTS from the coding sequence ATGCCGCTGAGGCTCGATGGCCAAGCGCCGGACTTCGCCGCTTCTTTCGCGGCTCTGCTCGCTATGAAGCGGGAGACGGCGGACGATGTCGATCAAGCGGTGCAGAAGATCATCGCCGATGTCATTGCCCGCGGTGATGCGGCTCTGATCGATTATTCCTTGAAATTCGACAAGGTCGATCTGGCCCGCCTGGGCTTTGCCGTGTCCGCCGAGGAAATCGCGGCCGCCAAAGCGGCCGTCGCACCGGAAGCTCTGGCTGCCCTGCACCTGGCGCATCAACGGATCAGCCTTTTCCACGAAAAGCAGCGCCCGCAAGATCTCTCGTTCACCGATCCGCTCGGGGTCGAGCTTGGCTGGCGCTGGTCGCCGATCGATGCGGCTGGCCTTTACGTCCCGGGAGGCACGGCAAGCTATCCGTCCTCCGTGCTGATGAATGCGGCACCGGCGAAAGTGGCGGGCGTCGCCCGGCTCGTGATGGTCGTTCCGGCGCCCGGCGGCCATATCGATCCGCTCGTCCTGGTGGCGGCGGAGCTGGCGGGAGTCGATGAAATCTATCGCGTCGGCGGCGCCCAGGCCGTAGCCGCCCTTGCTTATGGCACCGAAACGATCGCGCCTGTGGCCAAGATCGTCGGACCAGGCAATGCCTATGTCGCCGCGGCCAAGCGGCGGGTGTTCGGCACCGTCGGAATCGACATGATCGCTGGGCCTTCCGAAGTTCTGGTCATCGCCGATGAAAGCGCCAATCCGGATTGGATCGCCGCCGATCTTCTCGCCCAGGCGGAGCATGACCGGGCGGCGCAATCCATCTTGATCACCGACAGCGCCGCCTTGGCGACGGCGGTGGAGGCTTCATTGCAACGGCAATTGGCGAGCCTGCCGCGCAAAGACATCGCGACCGCGAGCTGGAATGATTATGGCGCGATCATCCTTGTCGCCGAGCTTGCCGAGGCCGTGCCGCTCGCCGATCGATTGGCGCCGGAACATCTCGAGATCATTGCCCGCGACGCCGATGCGCTTGCGGCGCGCGTCCGCAATGCCGGTGCGATCTTCATTGGCGGCTATACGCCGGAAGCGATCGGCGATTATGTTGGCGGCTCAAATCATGTCCTGCCGACCGCGCGGTCGGCGCGTTTTTCGTCCGGCTTGAGCGTTCTCGATTTCATGAAGCGCACATCCATCCTGAAATGCGGTCCGGAAAGTCTCGCGGCGCTCGGGCCGGCTGCCGTCGCGCTCGGCAAGGCGGAGGGGCTCGACGCCCATGCCCGTTCGGTCGCTCTACGCCTGGGCCTCATGACGTCATGA
- a CDS encoding UPF0262 family protein: MTADEPNRRNRLVSVTLDEASIGRGTSDQEHERQIAIYDLIEDNCFGLPALDAGPYALKIALHDAKLAFEICNEAGETLVVHILSLTPFRGLLKDYFMVCESYYAAIRTATRAQIEAIDMGRRAVHNEAAQLLLDRLKDKIDCDIDTARRIFTLVTALHWKG; this comes from the coding sequence ATGACCGCGGACGAGCCGAATCGGCGCAATCGTCTCGTGTCGGTGACGCTCGACGAGGCTTCGATCGGCCGTGGCACGTCGGATCAGGAACACGAACGACAGATCGCCATTTATGATCTCATCGAGGACAATTGCTTCGGCCTGCCTGCGCTCGACGCCGGCCCCTACGCGCTGAAGATCGCGCTTCACGATGCGAAACTCGCCTTCGAAATCTGCAATGAAGCAGGCGAAACGCTTGTCGTTCACATTCTGTCCTTGACGCCCTTCCGCGGCCTGCTCAAGGACTATTTCATGGTTTGCGAAAGCTATTATGCGGCGATCCGCACGGCGACGCGCGCGCAAATCGAGGCCATCGATATGGGACGGCGGGCCGTCCATAACGAGGCCGCGCAACTGCTGTTGGACCGTTTGAAGGATAAAATCGACTGCGATATCGACACGGCTCGGCGCATTTTCACCCTTGTCACGGCATTGCATTGGAAGGGCTGA
- a CDS encoding low molecular weight phosphatase family protein has translation MAEAFGRHYFGRSVYFASAGVRRGELDPLAVAAMEESGIDIAGHHPHTFEDLEDAGFDLIVTLSPEAHHKALEFTRTLAMDVIYWPTLDPSAVEGSREHVLNAYRAVRDTLAVRIKAFFDPRPAGAQEEPENQTKE, from the coding sequence ATGGCCGAAGCCTTCGGCCGGCATTATTTCGGCCGCAGCGTCTATTTCGCCTCCGCTGGCGTCCGCCGCGGCGAACTCGACCCGCTGGCCGTTGCGGCGATGGAGGAAAGCGGCATCGACATTGCCGGCCATCACCCGCACACATTCGAGGATCTGGAAGACGCCGGCTTCGATCTGATCGTGACCCTCTCGCCGGAGGCGCATCACAAAGCGTTGGAATTCACCCGCACCTTGGCGATGGACGTCATTTATTGGCCGACGCTCGACCCCTCCGCAGTCGAAGGCTCGCGCGAGCATGTGCTCAATGCCTATCGGGCGGTCCGGGATACGCTTGCGGTGCGAATCAAGGCTTTCTTCGATCCGCGGCCGGCGGGTGCTCAGGAAGAGCCCGAAAATCAGACGAAGGAATAG
- a CDS encoding RND family transporter, producing the protein MPPSSLERHRLAFGLERMGLVSLRHPAVVAIVILLLAIGAGLGIGRIKVDDSLSQLFRSNTPAFKQYEEVTKRFPSSEFDVLVVVNGKNLLARASLEKLRDLVTDLQLIDGTRGIISIFSARERPENGHIPPPLFPETLPQGAAYDALVHRIMTNEILRGKLLSDDGKLTLMVLSLEPKIVASNALGRVIGEVRSTMTHDLAGANLTAELSGVPVMQLAIRNAVERDRLLYNTIGFVGGCLIAILFFRRISFMIIATAPPLLAILLALGTLGWLDFQLNMFLNVMTPLIMVISFSDSMQLTFAARDRILAGDSKIEALRTSIYVVGPACVLTHATAALSFVALTFSDSDLIRAFGEAGLIATIIAMLSVLIFLPLLGVLLLRREAAFVARVRGADLAIDALRRFCAWIATRMVHRPGVYSLISVVLVVGLGTIYASLEPRYQLADQVPNNQHAIEANRKLDAALTGASPIDVLIDFPKDQSLYSPATLATIAAVHKAVEKQAGIGNVWSLETLRRWLAEKAAKSDVATLKLYVDMLPKYLTRRFVAANEGAVVVEGRVPDVDSSRLLPIVDSLDKSLDKVRAEHKGYTIAVTGLAVIAARNSSRMIEKLNHGLTIEIVFVAAFIGLAFRSPLVMLAAIMPAIFPVFASGALLLAMGMGLQFASVVALTVSFGLGLSATIHFLNRLRIERRQDEDPAIGVERATVLVGPAVILTSIVLACGLFVTVFSNLPSLRLFGWLSSFAMLMALVADLTILRPTIMLLYRWAEKRHGAATRPGADKRGRSQSP; encoded by the coding sequence ATGCCGCCATCCTCCCTGGAACGCCACCGCCTAGCTTTCGGTCTGGAGCGGATGGGTCTGGTTTCCTTGCGCCATCCAGCGGTGGTGGCGATCGTAATTCTGCTGCTGGCGATAGGCGCAGGCTTAGGCATTGGCCGAATCAAGGTCGACGATTCGCTCAGCCAATTGTTCCGCTCGAACACACCCGCCTTCAAGCAATATGAGGAAGTCACCAAGCGGTTCCCCTCCTCCGAATTCGACGTTCTGGTCGTCGTCAACGGGAAAAACCTGCTCGCGCGCGCCTCGCTCGAGAAACTGCGCGATCTCGTCACCGATCTGCAATTGATCGACGGCACCCGCGGCATCATTTCGATTTTTTCAGCGCGGGAACGGCCTGAAAACGGGCATATCCCGCCGCCGCTGTTTCCTGAAACCCTGCCGCAGGGCGCGGCTTATGATGCGCTCGTCCATCGCATCATGACAAATGAGATCCTGCGCGGGAAACTCCTGTCCGACGACGGCAAGCTCACGCTGATGGTGCTGTCGCTCGAACCGAAAATCGTCGCAAGCAACGCGCTCGGCCGGGTGATCGGCGAGGTCCGCAGCACGATGACTCATGACCTCGCCGGCGCGAATCTCACCGCGGAGCTTTCCGGCGTGCCGGTGATGCAGCTCGCGATCCGCAATGCCGTCGAACGCGACCGGCTGCTATACAACACGATCGGCTTCGTCGGCGGCTGTCTCATCGCCATCCTGTTCTTCCGCCGCATCTCCTTCATGATCATTGCGACGGCGCCACCGCTGCTTGCCATCCTGCTGGCGCTCGGCACGCTCGGCTGGCTCGATTTTCAGCTCAACATGTTCCTCAATGTGATGACCCCGCTCATCATGGTCATCAGCTTCTCGGATTCGATGCAGCTCACCTTCGCGGCGCGCGACCGAATCTTGGCCGGCGACAGCAAGATCGAAGCTTTGCGCACCTCGATTTATGTCGTCGGGCCGGCCTGTGTCCTGACTCATGCGACCGCGGCTCTCTCGTTCGTCGCGCTCACCTTTTCCGATTCGGACCTTATTCGTGCCTTCGGCGAGGCCGGCCTCATCGCGACCATCATCGCGATGCTGTCGGTCCTGATCTTTCTGCCGCTGCTCGGCGTTTTGCTGCTGCGCCGGGAAGCCGCTTTCGTGGCAAGAGTGCGAGGCGCGGATCTCGCCATCGACGCTCTGCGCCGGTTTTGCGCCTGGATCGCGACGCGCATGGTGCATCGTCCCGGCGTCTACAGCCTCATCAGCGTCGTCTTGGTGGTCGGCCTCGGCACCATCTATGCCAGTCTGGAACCGCGCTATCAGCTCGCCGATCAAGTGCCCAACAATCAGCATGCGATCGAGGCCAATCGCAAACTCGACGCCGCCCTCACCGGCGCCAGTCCGATCGACGTATTGATCGATTTTCCGAAAGACCAATCGCTCTATTCGCCGGCGACCCTCGCAACCATCGCTGCCGTACATAAAGCCGTCGAGAAACAGGCCGGCATAGGCAATGTCTGGTCGCTCGAAACATTACGGCGCTGGCTCGCCGAAAAGGCGGCCAAATCCGACGTCGCGACCTTGAAGCTCTATGTCGATATGTTGCCCAAATATCTGACCCGCCGCTTCGTCGCTGCCAACGAGGGTGCCGTGGTCGTCGAAGGCCGCGTTCCGGACGTCGATTCGAGCCGGCTGCTACCGATCGTCGATTCGCTCGACAAGAGTTTGGACAAGGTACGGGCGGAACATAAGGGCTATACGATCGCAGTGACCGGCCTTGCCGTCATCGCCGCGCGCAACAGCTCGAGGATGATCGAGAAACTGAACCATGGGCTCACGATCGAAATCGTCTTCGTCGCAGCCTTCATCGGCCTGGCTTTCCGGTCACCTCTGGTGATGCTGGCGGCCATCATGCCGGCCATTTTTCCGGTCTTTGCCTCGGGGGCCTTGCTCTTGGCAATGGGAATGGGCCTGCAATTCGCCAGCGTCGTCGCCTTGACCGTGTCCTTCGGCCTCGGGCTCAGCGCCACGATTCATTTCCTTAATCGCCTCCGGATCGAGCGTCGGCAGGATGAAGATCCCGCCATCGGCGTCGAGCGCGCCACCGTGCTCGTCGGGCCGGCCGTGATCCTGACCTCGATCGTACTCGCCTGCGGTTTGTTCGTGACGGTGTTTTCGAATCTGCCGTCGCTGCGGCTTTTTGGTTGGCTCAGCTCCTTCGCCATGCTGATGGCCTTGGTCGCCGATCTCACCATTCTACGGCCGACGATCATGTTGCTTTATCGCTGGGCCGAGAAGCGACATGGCGCAGCCACGAGGCCGGGCGCGGATAAACGCGGCCGCTCACAGAGTCCATAA
- a CDS encoding FkbM family methyltransferase has translation MPKPMTLPKWHGNDLSLFGRYKPYGAIARLLALTRRSSASWAGMRRAFFLRSMAIKVLRGRPLDVEALGALMRLYPYNNVCEKRILFTPQYFDPAERELLRTRMKPDFIFLDIGANIGGYSLFVAACASQGARILAIEPQPEIFERLVYNIRQNPFATIKAIDCAVADIDTEITLFIDPENRGETSMRIINSDVEGIKIRVPAKALASIVAEEGFERIDAMKLDVEGAEDLILEPYFREVPETLWPELLLIEFVPQRWTIDLPALLAEIGYRAILRTRHKMVFERMQCGEPSVLEFGPFE, from the coding sequence ATGCCGAAACCCATGACTCTACCGAAATGGCATGGCAATGATCTGTCGCTCTTCGGGCGCTACAAGCCATATGGCGCAATAGCCCGCCTCCTGGCGCTGACGCGCCGGTCGTCGGCAAGCTGGGCCGGCATGCGCCGCGCCTTTTTCCTGCGCTCGATGGCCATCAAAGTCTTGCGCGGCCGGCCCTTGGACGTCGAGGCCCTTGGCGCCCTCATGCGGCTCTATCCCTATAATAATGTTTGCGAAAAGCGCATCCTGTTCACACCGCAATATTTCGATCCGGCAGAGCGCGAATTGCTGCGCACACGGATGAAGCCGGACTTCATATTTCTCGACATCGGCGCCAATATCGGCGGCTACAGCCTCTTTGTCGCAGCTTGTGCCAGCCAAGGCGCCCGCATTCTGGCGATTGAACCGCAACCTGAAATTTTCGAGCGTCTCGTCTACAATATAAGGCAAAATCCATTTGCCACGATTAAGGCCATCGATTGCGCCGTCGCCGATATCGACACCGAGATCACCCTCTTCATCGATCCGGAAAATCGCGGCGAGACGTCGATGCGCATCATCAATTCCGATGTCGAAGGAATTAAAATACGCGTTCCGGCAAAGGCATTAGCGAGTATTGTCGCCGAGGAAGGCTTTGAGCGGATCGACGCGATGAAGCTCGATGTCGAAGGCGCCGAGGATCTCATCCTGGAGCCCTATTTTCGCGAAGTGCCGGAGACTCTCTGGCCGGAGCTGCTGTTGATCGAATTCGTCCCGCAACGCTGGACCATCGATTTGCCGGCCCTGCTCGCGGAAATCGGCTATCGGGCGATTCTGCGGACTCGCCACAAGATGGTTTTCGAGCGGATGCAGTGCGGCGAGCCATCCGTTTTGGAGTTCGGGCCTTTCGAATAG
- the map gene encoding type I methionyl aminopeptidase — protein sequence MTFVDALEVPGRKTGQIKLHGAAAFEGMRHAGRLAAEVLDLLTEHVRPGVTTEFLDNLVFDFALSHGAYPAPLDYRGYRKSICTSINHVVCHGIPDRKPLRDGDIVNVDVTLIVDGWHGDSSRMYLIGDVSRRAQRLVEVTYEAMMRGIAAVKPGATTGDIGAAIQDYAEAERCSVVRDFCGHGLGRLFHDEPNILHYGRRGEGIVLKPGMFFTVEPMINLGRPHVKILSDGWTAVTRDRSMSAQFEHSIGVTETGYENFTASLKGLHHPPYATSPALAK from the coding sequence ATGACATTTGTAGACGCTCTCGAAGTTCCTGGCCGCAAGACCGGGCAGATAAAATTGCACGGCGCTGCTGCCTTCGAGGGTATGCGGCATGCCGGACGCTTGGCCGCGGAGGTCCTAGACCTGCTCACCGAGCATGTTCGGCCGGGCGTCACCACGGAGTTTCTCGACAATCTCGTGTTCGATTTCGCGTTGTCGCATGGCGCTTATCCGGCGCCGCTCGATTATCGCGGCTATCGCAAATCGATCTGCACTTCGATCAATCACGTCGTATGCCACGGAATTCCCGATCGCAAGCCGCTGCGCGACGGCGACATCGTCAATGTCGACGTTACCTTAATCGTCGATGGCTGGCACGGCGATTCGAGCCGCATGTATCTCATCGGCGATGTCTCGCGCCGGGCCCAGCGTCTCGTCGAGGTGACTTACGAGGCGATGATGCGGGGCATAGCGGCGGTAAAACCTGGGGCGACGACGGGCGACATCGGCGCCGCGATCCAGGATTATGCCGAAGCCGAACGCTGTTCCGTCGTCCGCGACTTTTGCGGCCATGGACTTGGCCGGCTGTTCCATGACGAGCCGAACATTCTCCATTATGGTCGGCGTGGCGAGGGGATCGTGCTGAAGCCCGGCATGTTCTTCACCGTCGAGCCTATGATCAATCTCGGCCGGCCGCATGTTAAAATTTTATCGGATGGCTGGACAGCGGTCACGCGCGACCGCTCGATGTCGGCGCAGTTCGAGCATTCGATCGGCGTCACCGAGACGGGGTATGAGAACTTCACCGCGTCTTTGAAGGGGCTGCATCACCCGCCTTACGCGACGTCCCCAGCATTGGCGAAATGA
- the radC gene encoding DNA repair protein RadC, with translation MTVPPGSSSTAAGTPHYFGHRERLRDRFRMAGGDSLADYELLELILFRAIPRRDVKPLAKALLVRFGSFAEVVAARPERLKEIEGMSDAAIIEVKIIQQAAKRFAKSSLDKRRSLTSFSAVLDYCRTAMAFLDREEFRILFLDKKNVLIADEVQSVGTVDHAPVYPREVMRRALELNATAMILVHNHPSGDPSPSGPDIQLTQEIVALGKSLNVAVHDHLIIGRDGFASFKGLQLI, from the coding sequence ATGACCGTGCCGCCTGGCTCTTCTTCCACGGCCGCCGGGACCCCGCATTATTTTGGACATAGAGAAAGGCTGCGCGATCGTTTCCGCATGGCCGGCGGCGATTCGCTCGCCGATTACGAATTGCTGGAGCTGATCCTTTTTCGCGCCATTCCCCGCCGCGACGTGAAGCCCCTCGCCAAAGCCCTTCTGGTCCGTTTCGGTTCTTTCGCCGAGGTCGTCGCGGCGCGGCCGGAGCGGCTGAAGGAAATCGAAGGCATGAGCGACGCGGCGATTATCGAAGTGAAGATCATTCAACAGGCGGCAAAGCGCTTCGCCAAATCGTCTCTCGACAAGCGCCGCAGCCTGACGAGCTTTTCGGCGGTTCTCGATTATTGCCGTACCGCCATGGCTTTTCTCGACCGCGAAGAATTCCGTATCCTGTTTCTGGACAAGAAAAACGTCCTGATCGCCGATGAGGTGCAAAGTGTCGGGACCGTCGATCATGCTCCGGTCTATCCGCGCGAGGTCATGCGCCGGGCCTTGGAGCTGAATGCCACAGCGATGATCCTCGTGCATAATCATCCTTCCGGCGATCCCAGTCCTTCCGGTCCGGATATTCAATTGACCCAAGAAATTGTCGCCCTCGGCAAATCGCTCAATGTCGCGGTGCATGATCATTTGATCATCGGTCGCGACGGCTTTGCCAGCTTCAAAGGGCTTCAGCTTATCTGA
- a CDS encoding bifunctional diguanylate cyclase/phosphodiesterase: protein MRLNDFAGLVALKHDEQERCDPLNITGWTIAYRLSLAVIILVAIGLAVALGHGAWAFHFSFFGHHQQVDILLVVFTVLFSAFTILRSHRTVVRLAESVHRAKQAAGRDVLSGLPNRLLFNELVDAEIARCRRKGGQFAIFYVDLDHFKETNDSFGHEVGDLTIVAVADRISRILRGGDHMARIGGDEFAILQTEILDSKDCVKLAYRILDVISSPFDLAGQQFFCGLSIGIALYPQNAGERASLMRLADLALYRAKHEGRNRFTFFEAKNGEELRLLRSIEDDLRGAIENDKLLLLYQPIMSCCGNRFLGVEALVRWQHPTEGLLSAERFVGLAEERGLIVPLGEWVLRRACLDAKRWPNLRVAVNVSPIQFRQKEFVATVEAVLAETGMEPHRLELELTEGVVISDADLAERSIMDLRALGIRMALDDFGSGYSSLIYLRRFAFDKIKIDRSFLESMELQGESAIIIDSIVQLGHALGLTVTAEGIETIEQAHFLRGLGCDELQGFLYAEPLSVGEIDCKYAEAAALDPPALRSIA from the coding sequence ATGCGGCTCAACGATTTTGCGGGTTTGGTTGCTTTGAAGCACGACGAGCAGGAACGATGCGATCCGCTTAATATCACGGGCTGGACCATCGCCTATCGTCTGTCTCTTGCCGTCATCATCCTCGTCGCCATCGGCCTTGCCGTGGCATTAGGGCATGGGGCATGGGCGTTTCACTTCAGCTTCTTTGGCCACCATCAGCAAGTTGACATCCTGCTGGTTGTCTTCACAGTGCTCTTTTCAGCCTTCACGATCTTGCGATCGCATCGGACCGTGGTCCGACTCGCGGAAAGCGTGCACAGGGCCAAACAGGCGGCCGGCCGCGACGTTCTTTCAGGTCTGCCGAACCGGCTTCTCTTCAATGAACTCGTCGATGCCGAGATTGCACGGTGTCGACGCAAAGGCGGGCAGTTCGCCATCTTCTATGTCGATCTCGATCATTTCAAGGAGACCAATGATAGTTTCGGCCATGAAGTCGGCGATCTCACGATCGTCGCCGTGGCGGACCGGATCTCGCGAATTTTGCGCGGCGGCGATCATATGGCTCGGATCGGCGGCGACGAATTCGCCATTTTGCAAACCGAAATTCTCGACTCGAAAGATTGCGTTAAGCTCGCCTATCGCATCCTCGACGTCATTAGCTCTCCTTTCGATCTCGCTGGCCAGCAATTCTTCTGCGGATTGTCGATCGGCATTGCCCTCTATCCGCAAAATGCCGGCGAGCGCGCAAGCCTGATGCGGCTCGCCGATCTCGCGCTCTATCGCGCCAAGCACGAAGGCCGCAATCGCTTTACTTTCTTCGAAGCAAAGAATGGCGAGGAACTACGCCTGCTGCGAAGCATCGAAGACGATTTGCGGGGGGCCATCGAGAACGACAAGCTGCTGCTTCTCTACCAGCCAATCATGTCTTGTTGCGGCAACCGCTTTCTCGGCGTCGAAGCTCTCGTGCGTTGGCAGCATCCGACTGAAGGGCTGCTTTCCGCGGAGCGTTTCGTCGGCCTCGCCGAAGAGCGCGGGCTGATTGTTCCGCTCGGTGAATGGGTCTTGCGCCGCGCTTGTCTTGATGCAAAGCGTTGGCCCAATCTGCGTGTCGCGGTCAATGTGTCGCCGATCCAATTCCGCCAGAAGGAATTTGTCGCAACGGTGGAAGCCGTTTTGGCGGAGACTGGAATGGAGCCGCATCGGCTCGAACTCGAACTGACAGAAGGCGTCGTCATTTCCGATGCTGATCTTGCCGAGCGCTCGATCATGGATTTGCGCGCGCTCGGCATCCGTATGGCGCTTGATGATTTCGGCAGCGGCTATTCTAGTTTGATCTATCTGCGCCGCTTTGCCTTCGACAAAATCAAGATCGATCGTTCATTTCTGGAATCGATGGAACTGCAGGGCGAAAGCGCCATCATCATCGATTCGATCGTTCAACTTGGTCATGCTCTCGGACTCACCGTCACGGCGGAAGGCATAGAGACGATCGAACAAGCGCATTTTCTGCGAGGGCTCGGCTGCGATGAGCTGCAGGGCTTTCTTTATGCCGAGCCGCTCAGCGTCGGCGAAATCGATTGCAAATATGCCGAAGCGGCAGCGTTGGATCCGCCGGCCTTGCGCTCGATCGCCTGA
- a CDS encoding usg protein — MIKNSDGAGPHVSPGFLKLLGGYGLTTAEILYHMPDHPAFLQTFVWQDYDIAPEFPCLIRFLDFWRKELDGALHSVRVGHSKLLKPAELTLRTEFGLH, encoded by the coding sequence ATGATCAAAAATTCGGACGGTGCTGGCCCGCATGTCTCGCCAGGCTTCCTGAAACTGCTCGGTGGCTATGGACTCACGACCGCGGAAATTCTCTATCACATGCCCGATCATCCGGCGTTCTTGCAGACCTTCGTCTGGCAAGACTACGATATAGCCCCCGAATTTCCCTGCCTGATCCGCTTTCTGGACTTTTGGCGCAAAGAACTCGACGGTGCATTGCACAGCGTAAGGGTCGGCCATTCAAAACTTTTGAAACCGGCTGAATTGACGCTCCGCACCGAATTCGGGCTCCATTGA
- a CDS encoding XdhC family protein, translating into MQRDLLAALNGERAARRAAIVVTDLDSGDQRLVRETEFAADPLAGLLEERIRLGKSGPAEVAGRPLFLLVQVPRRHLIVLGAVHISQALAPMAKLADLDMRVIDPRSAFATPERFPGVEVIAEWPQEVLPRIGLDRFTALAVLTHDPRIDDPALAAALAAGCFYIGALGSQKTHAKRLERLRAAGFADSELQNIHAPIGLDIGAVSPAEIAVAILGEIIAALRRKPLRAQAAA; encoded by the coding sequence ATGCAACGCGATCTTCTTGCCGCACTCAATGGCGAGCGCGCCGCGCGCCGCGCTGCCATAGTGGTGACCGATCTCGACAGCGGCGACCAACGGCTGGTGCGCGAAACGGAATTTGCCGCGGATCCTCTCGCCGGATTGCTCGAAGAACGGATACGACTCGGCAAAAGCGGCCCCGCGGAAGTCGCGGGCCGTCCTCTGTTTCTCCTCGTTCAAGTGCCGCGCCGCCATCTGATCGTGCTCGGCGCCGTCCATATTTCGCAGGCTCTGGCGCCGATGGCTAAACTCGCCGATCTCGACATGCGCGTGATCGATCCGCGCTCGGCCTTCGCGACGCCCGAACGGTTTCCCGGCGTCGAAGTCATTGCCGAATGGCCGCAAGAGGTGTTGCCGCGGATCGGCCTCGATCGCTTCACGGCTCTTGCCGTACTCACCCATGATCCGCGGATCGATGATCCGGCTCTGGCTGCCGCACTCGCCGCCGGCTGTTTTTATATCGGCGCGCTCGGCTCGCAGAAAACACATGCCAAACGGCTGGAACGGCTTCGCGCCGCGGGCTTCGCGGATTCGGAGCTGCAAAACATCCATGCGCCGATCGGTCTCGACATTGGCGCTGTCAGTCCCGCCGAAATCGCCGTCGCCATTCTCGGCGAGATCATCGCCGCTTTGCGGCGTAAGCCGCTGCGTGCCCAAGCTGCCGCATGA
- a CDS encoding XdhC family protein produces the protein MLASDDDILHIAQEWVEAGHGVAIATVIETWGSAPRPVGSHLIVDADGRFLGSVSGGCVEADVLTEAADVIDSGKPRLLEFGVANETAWQAGLSCGGRIKIYVERLD, from the coding sequence ATGCTCGCATCGGATGACGACATCCTCCACATCGCACAGGAGTGGGTGGAGGCCGGCCATGGCGTCGCGATCGCGACTGTGATCGAAACATGGGGCTCGGCGCCGCGTCCCGTCGGCAGCCATCTCATCGTCGATGCCGATGGGCGCTTTCTCGGTTCGGTTTCAGGCGGCTGCGTCGAGGCCGATGTCCTGACCGAAGCCGCAGACGTCATCGACAGCGGCAAGCCGCGCCTACTCGAATTCGGCGTCGCGAATGAAACCGCCTGGCAGGCCGGACTCTCTTGCGGCGGCCGTATCAAGATCTATGTCGAGAGGCTCGACTGA